A window of Candidatus Dependentiae bacterium genomic DNA:
TTTCGCTTCTGCAGAAACCTCAGCTCCCACAACGCGAGTCACAGACAAAAATGCTTTGTGCGCTTCTTCTTCAACCGAAACTTTATATGCTTGATGCGCAAAATAGCCCAAAACAGATAAAATTCCACACAAAAGAAGCGTAAACAAGCCTCGCCAGTGATTTAAAACCCAAATCACAAAAACTTCATACGCCAGCTGAATATTAAAAAAAACCGATGAAAGATTCATAAAAACCTCTACAAAAGATTGCTACCAACATTGTGGCACATGGTATACAAATATACAGCAAGATCAACAACAAACTACGTAAAGTTAGTTTACAGACTGACTTTCAGCTGATGAACCCATAGCTTGACGCAATGATCTTCGCTCTTGAATATCTTTAGCTCTTTGTGCTCGTTCAATAGCGCGATCAGCTTTTGTTCTCAACACTTTAACACCTTTATAATACCCAGATGTTAAACAAACCGCATGCGGCGCACATGGTTCTTGGGTTGTTTGACAATACGCAACTTGGGTAAAATCCAAGCCTTTATTCGCGTGTTTTAAATCTCTACGAGAACGAGAATGCTTACGTTTTGGTACTGGCATGATATTGCTCCACTGCAAAAATACATAAAATCGACTGTGCACGATACGCGTGCCTGGAGTTTAGTGTAAAAAACTCACAAATTTTGTAAAGCTCAGGTCGCAATATCTCTCGACCTCGTCTCCCAAAATTTCACAAAAAAACTTTTTTTCGTCCTGAAAACCACGAAACAAATCACAATCTATTGATAAAAAACGCTCAAATATGACAGGCTGTAACTAGACACATCACCAAAGATTAAAATCTTTTACTGAAAGAGTGTCCCATGAAAAAAACAATTCTCCCTCTTCTTATAATTGGCTTTCTTGCATCACCCAAAGCACACGCTGGTCGTTATTGTTATGGCCCATCATTTGGCGTCTCATACAACGTTGGTCCATACTGGGGACCATACTATCGTGACGATTCTGCTGCATTTATCGCAGGAACAACCGGACTTATGACCGGTCTTGCCATCGCAAACAGCAGAGATCCTCGCTCGCAAGCCGAAATAGAAGAAGACAGGCTGCGAGCAGAAGAAATTCGTCAACGCAGAGCAGAAAAACGACAAAAAGCTCTTGATGAAAGACTTCAAAAAGAAGAAGAACGTGAAGAGCGCAGAGCAGAAATGCGTCGAAAAAAAGCAGCTGAACGCGAAGAACTCAAAGAGCGCAAACGAAAACTGAGAGAAGAAGACTTGCGGCTCCAAAAAGAAGAAAGAGCT
This region includes:
- the rpmF gene encoding 50S ribosomal protein L32, which translates into the protein MPVPKRKHSRSRRDLKHANKGLDFTQVAYCQTTQEPCAPHAVCLTSGYYKGVKVLRTKADRAIERAQRAKDIQERRSLRQAMGSSAESQSVN